A single region of the Blastopirellula marina genome encodes:
- a CDS encoding methyltransferase domain-containing protein, giving the protein MTPKIDSDQAVAQRYAGAAQQREAALCCPVQYDTSLLEAIPDEVIERDYGCGDPTPYVRPGDTVLDLGSGGGKLCFISAQMVGREGRVIGVDCNPEMLALARKHAPAVAEHIGYANVEFRNGMIQDLQLDLDQLANVLADQPASDLSSYHALRHATEQIRSEHPLIASDSVDCILSNCVLNLVKLTDRRQLFAEMFRVLRVGGRVAISDIVSDETVPDELKNDPTLWSGCISGAFREDEFLSAFVEAGFHGIEIVKRQAEPWQTVEGIEFRSVTIMAYKGKQGPCLERNQAVIYRGPFSTVKDDDGHLYYRGERMAVCDKTFRLLKAGPYAAMFDFIEPREPIPLDDAQPFACRPNALRHPRESKGLDYDATTEAPSNCGEDCC; this is encoded by the coding sequence ATGACTCCCAAGATCGACAGCGACCAGGCCGTAGCCCAGCGATATGCGGGTGCGGCACAACAGCGCGAAGCAGCCCTCTGCTGTCCCGTACAATACGACACAAGCCTGTTAGAGGCGATTCCGGACGAAGTCATCGAGCGCGACTACGGCTGCGGCGATCCTACTCCCTATGTTCGCCCCGGCGACACCGTCCTGGATCTGGGCAGCGGCGGCGGAAAGCTCTGCTTCATCTCGGCCCAGATGGTCGGTCGTGAAGGACGCGTGATTGGCGTCGACTGCAATCCCGAGATGCTCGCCCTGGCCCGCAAACATGCTCCGGCCGTGGCCGAGCATATCGGCTACGCGAACGTCGAGTTCCGCAACGGCATGATCCAAGACCTGCAACTCGATCTCGACCAGCTGGCAAACGTTCTGGCCGACCAACCCGCAAGCGATCTTTCAAGCTACCACGCGTTGCGGCATGCGACCGAACAAATTCGCAGCGAGCACCCGCTGATTGCCAGTGATTCGGTCGACTGCATCCTTTCCAACTGCGTTTTGAATCTGGTGAAGCTGACCGATCGCCGCCAATTGTTCGCCGAGATGTTCCGCGTCCTGCGCGTCGGCGGACGTGTAGCGATCAGTGATATTGTGAGTGACGAGACGGTGCCGGACGAGCTCAAGAATGACCCGACCCTCTGGTCAGGCTGCATCAGTGGTGCGTTTCGCGAAGATGAGTTCCTCAGCGCGTTCGTCGAGGCTGGCTTCCATGGCATTGAGATCGTCAAACGGCAAGCCGAGCCTTGGCAGACCGTCGAAGGTATCGAGTTCCGCTCGGTCACTATCATGGCCTACAAGGGGAAGCAAGGTCCGTGCCTGGAACGCAATCAGGCCGTCATCTACCGCGGCCCCTTTTCGACGGTCAAAGATGACGACGGTCACCTTTACTATCGGGGCGAACGGATGGCCGTTTGCGACAAGACATTTCGCTTGCTGAAGGCAGGGCCCTATGCGGCGATGTTTGATTTCATCGAACCGCGAGAGCCCATTCCTCTAGACGACGCCCAGCCGTTTGCTTGTCGGCCTAATGCCCTGCGTCATCCGCGTGAATCGAAAGGGCTCGACTACGACGCCACGACCGAAGCGCCCTCCAACTGCGGCGAAGACTGCTGCTAA
- a CDS encoding TVP38/TMEM64 family protein, with amino-acid sequence MNAHLASDSAASREVPPDAVAIWLQRVRWIAVLVGAVCLVVFVRSLPTKDLIASLQSWISSLGVWGPVVLTLTYIVATVLLVPGTILTLVAGAIYGLGVGTVIVSIGSTIGASLCFLIARYAARERVARWAQRYPLFQAIDSAIGEGGWKIVALLRLSPAIPFNVQNYLYGLTPVRFWPYVTASWLAMLPGTFLYVYLGHITGAALSQQRERTPLEWALLGIGLAATVLVSVYIARLARSKIHDQVTDSTAAEPSASEPSETSEPLPRYIGRTLLLIGLALILVLLAINSQPIEAWLNAHPREAL; translated from the coding sequence ATGAACGCCCATCTCGCTTCCGATTCCGCTGCTTCCCGCGAAGTTCCCCCGGACGCAGTCGCCATTTGGCTGCAACGCGTCCGCTGGATCGCGGTTCTTGTCGGAGCGGTCTGTCTGGTCGTGTTCGTCCGTAGCTTACCGACCAAGGATCTCATCGCTTCGCTCCAGTCGTGGATCTCGTCACTCGGCGTCTGGGGACCGGTCGTGCTGACGCTGACCTACATTGTGGCCACGGTGCTATTGGTGCCTGGGACAATTCTCACGCTGGTCGCAGGGGCCATTTATGGACTTGGCGTGGGAACGGTAATCGTTTCGATTGGTTCGACGATTGGTGCATCCCTCTGCTTTCTCATCGCGCGCTATGCTGCCCGAGAACGCGTTGCTCGTTGGGCACAGCGTTACCCCTTGTTCCAAGCCATCGACAGCGCCATCGGCGAAGGAGGCTGGAAGATTGTGGCCTTGTTGCGATTGTCGCCAGCGATTCCTTTCAACGTGCAGAACTATCTGTACGGACTGACGCCTGTTCGATTCTGGCCCTACGTCACCGCAAGTTGGTTGGCCATGCTGCCAGGCACGTTTCTGTATGTTTACTTAGGGCACATCACTGGGGCGGCTCTCAGCCAACAGCGCGAACGCACTCCGCTGGAATGGGCGTTGCTTGGCATCGGCCTGGCCGCGACCGTGCTGGTCAGTGTCTATATTGCTCGCCTGGCCCGCAGTAAAATTCACGACCAGGTCACCGATTCCACCGCAGCAGAACCATCGGCGAGCGAGCCCAGCGAAACCTCAGAGCCACTTCCCAGGTACATAGGACGTACGCTCTTATTGATTGGCCTCGCCTTGATTCTTGTGCTGCTGGCCATCAATTCCCAACCGATCGAGGCCTGGCTCAACGCGCATCCTCGCGAAGCTTTGTAA
- a CDS encoding NAD(P)-binding domain-containing protein: protein MSDVSQTKRLAIIGCGSSGLIMLKSAKDALPDWQIACFEKGERITGVWGNPYPGFVSTSTKYTTQFTCFPVRDANVESDGGKSRAEFFRDGEYGEYLNQFADTFQLRPHIKLQHQVERLEHDPDGNRWLVTVRSLADENQLEAMTEHFDAVVICTGLTAECKELETKLPKLSPRELNTLDGLRQVRGEKIVVFGGGESAVDYATRLSRPGLDNEVYLSLRTGVRVSPRYHPIRGVPSDFLRNRLMLSIHPVLRNWIGQRFVEARMRHQERFEKWFPSMSTPSCEKVEPSHQELKKEWAYRLTKGAKDELFNMFHNKSDDFLDGVADGRIKIVGEPVDDEMSRFYEFQSSEQVEVAPTKILPAVGYKSTLAEISGGAMRLADFYLGCVHATCPGLYLVGFARPVIGNIPSISEMQANYIAALISGSVPRPNDIVQEHALAQEANYARYPRLDLEIIYPVEMFPYCDYLARQMKIYPTVKTAGSLREWWRIQLQPATTAHYYYQDEPTHRFFGDAPVYMPSVFVLLLLMLKPLDWGFRLVRRLFGRQAAHLPS, encoded by the coding sequence GTGAGCGACGTAAGCCAAACGAAGCGACTAGCCATTATCGGTTGCGGTAGTAGCGGGCTGATCATGCTGAAGTCGGCGAAGGATGCGCTGCCGGATTGGCAGATCGCGTGCTTTGAAAAGGGGGAGCGAATCACCGGCGTGTGGGGCAACCCTTACCCTGGTTTTGTTTCGACCTCGACCAAGTACACCACGCAGTTCACGTGCTTTCCGGTACGCGATGCGAATGTCGAAAGTGACGGGGGAAAGAGCCGGGCCGAATTCTTTCGCGACGGGGAGTACGGTGAGTACCTCAACCAGTTTGCCGATACGTTCCAGCTTCGCCCGCACATCAAGTTGCAGCATCAAGTCGAACGCCTGGAACATGACCCCGACGGTAACCGCTGGCTGGTCACGGTTCGCAGCCTGGCTGACGAAAATCAACTCGAGGCGATGACCGAGCATTTTGACGCGGTGGTGATTTGCACTGGCTTGACGGCTGAGTGCAAGGAATTGGAAACGAAGCTGCCGAAGCTTTCGCCACGCGAACTCAACACTCTGGATGGCCTTCGCCAGGTACGCGGCGAGAAGATCGTTGTGTTTGGGGGTGGCGAATCGGCGGTTGACTATGCGACGCGGTTATCGCGGCCAGGGCTTGATAACGAGGTCTATCTTTCGCTGCGTACTGGTGTGCGGGTGAGCCCGCGGTATCATCCGATTCGTGGTGTTCCGTCCGACTTTCTGCGAAACCGGTTGATGCTGTCGATACATCCGGTGCTACGGAATTGGATCGGCCAACGCTTCGTAGAAGCACGCATGCGGCATCAGGAACGGTTCGAGAAATGGTTTCCATCGATGAGTACGCCTTCATGCGAGAAGGTAGAACCAAGCCACCAGGAGCTGAAGAAGGAGTGGGCTTATCGGCTGACCAAGGGGGCCAAGGACGAACTGTTCAATATGTTTCACAATAAGAGCGACGACTTCCTGGATGGAGTCGCTGACGGGCGGATCAAGATTGTGGGAGAGCCGGTCGATGACGAAATGTCGCGGTTCTACGAGTTTCAATCGAGCGAGCAAGTCGAGGTCGCACCGACGAAGATTCTGCCTGCGGTGGGTTACAAGTCGACGTTGGCCGAGATCTCTGGCGGTGCGATGCGGCTGGCCGATTTCTACTTGGGATGCGTGCATGCGACGTGTCCAGGGTTATACCTGGTAGGCTTTGCGCGGCCGGTGATTGGCAACATTCCTTCCATCAGCGAGATGCAGGCCAACTACATTGCTGCGCTGATTAGCGGCAGTGTGCCGCGTCCGAATGATATCGTCCAGGAGCACGCGCTGGCGCAAGAGGCAAACTATGCCCGTTACCCACGACTCGATTTGGAGATCATCTATCCGGTCGAGATGTTTCCGTATTGCGATTACCTGGCGCGGCAGATGAAGATCTATCCGACGGTGAAAACGGCAGGTTCGCTGCGTGAGTGGTGGCGAATTCAACTGCAACCGGCGACCACGGCGCACTACTATTACCAGGACGAGCCGACGCACCGCTTCTTTGGTGATGCACCGGTTTACATGCCGTCGGTGTTTGTGCTGTTGCTATTGATGCTGAAGCCGTTGGACTGGGGATTTCGCCTGGTGCGGCGATTGTTTGGGCGGCAGGCTGCTCACCTTCCTTCGTAG
- a CDS encoding mercuric reductase, producing the protein MAPQDRPQSFPDGVISRLPQTSPNDSANRRLVENVHPADWKPPQPSGRYNLVVIGAGTAGLVAAAGAAGLGAKVALIERDLMGGDCLNVGCVPSKGIISAARMVLQQRRGSEFGINTSAHEAIDFAAVMQRMRTLRAEISPNDSAERFCKLGVDVYFGQAQFVDSQTVQVDGQRLKFKKAVIATGARAAIPSIAGLDRVDYLTNESVFSLTKLPPRLGVVGSGPIGCELAQAFSLLGSQVTLLGRSPHVLPKEDADASTIVAKAMTRDGVRIHNGTSNLQVKPGEAISLTWSENEISHQADVDQLLFATGRRPNVEHLNLEAVGVHYNEQGVQVNDRLQTTNRNIFAAGDICSPYQFTHAADFMARAVIQNALFFGRKRWTDLIIPWCTYTSPEVAHVGLSEHQAKEQGRGIDTYSQHFTENDRAILAGETEGLVKVHVKKNTDKIVGATIVAPHAGEMISEITLAMTHGLGLGKIGSTIHPYPTQTEAIRKLGDQYNRTRLTPFVKSLFERWLTWSR; encoded by the coding sequence ATGGCTCCTCAGGACAGGCCGCAATCGTTTCCAGATGGTGTCATCTCCCGACTGCCTCAGACCAGTCCCAACGACTCCGCTAATCGCCGACTTGTCGAGAACGTCCACCCAGCGGATTGGAAGCCTCCGCAACCATCCGGCAGATACAACCTGGTGGTGATTGGTGCCGGAACGGCAGGCCTGGTCGCCGCCGCCGGTGCCGCTGGCCTCGGTGCCAAGGTCGCATTGATCGAACGCGACCTCATGGGGGGCGACTGCTTGAACGTCGGATGCGTCCCCTCGAAAGGCATCATCAGCGCCGCTCGCATGGTGCTACAGCAGCGTCGCGGCAGCGAGTTTGGTATCAACACCTCCGCGCACGAAGCGATTGACTTTGCCGCCGTCATGCAGCGAATGAGAACGCTACGAGCTGAGATCAGCCCCAACGACTCCGCCGAGCGGTTCTGCAAACTGGGCGTCGATGTCTATTTCGGTCAGGCTCAGTTCGTCGATTCGCAAACCGTGCAAGTTGATGGCCAACGCCTGAAGTTCAAGAAGGCGGTGATCGCCACCGGGGCTCGCGCAGCGATTCCTTCCATCGCAGGGCTCGATCGAGTCGACTATCTGACCAACGAAAGCGTCTTCTCCCTGACGAAGTTGCCTCCGCGTCTGGGCGTGGTGGGCTCTGGCCCGATCGGCTGTGAACTGGCACAAGCCTTTTCGCTATTGGGCTCGCAGGTCACGTTGCTGGGACGATCACCCCATGTGCTTCCCAAGGAAGACGCAGACGCCAGCACCATCGTCGCCAAGGCGATGACTCGTGATGGAGTACGTATTCACAACGGAACATCCAACCTGCAAGTCAAACCTGGCGAAGCCATTTCGCTGACCTGGAGCGAAAATGAAATAAGCCACCAAGCAGACGTCGATCAGCTTCTGTTCGCAACGGGTCGTCGCCCCAACGTCGAGCACTTGAACCTTGAAGCCGTCGGCGTGCACTACAACGAGCAAGGCGTTCAGGTAAATGACCGCCTGCAGACGACCAATCGAAACATCTTCGCCGCTGGAGATATTTGCTCTCCATATCAGTTCACCCATGCGGCGGACTTCATGGCCCGGGCCGTGATTCAAAATGCTCTCTTCTTCGGTCGCAAGCGGTGGACCGACCTGATCATCCCCTGGTGTACTTACACATCGCCCGAAGTTGCTCACGTTGGTCTCAGCGAGCACCAGGCGAAAGAGCAGGGCAGGGGAATCGACACCTACTCGCAGCACTTTACCGAAAACGATCGAGCCATCCTCGCAGGAGAAACCGAGGGGCTGGTGAAAGTTCATGTGAAAAAAAACACCGACAAAATCGTCGGTGCCACCATCGTCGCTCCCCACGCAGGTGAAATGATTTCCGAGATCACCCTCGCCATGACGCATGGCCTGGGGCTTGGCAAAATCGGCAGCACCATTCACCCTTATCCCACGCAAACCGAGGCCATTCGCAAGCTGGGAGACCAATACAACCGCACGCGATTGACTCCGTTTGTGAAGTCGCTGTTCGAGCGTTGGTTAACCTGGTCACGGTAA
- a CDS encoding TIGR04283 family arsenosugar biosynthesis glycosyltransferase, translated as MKSQLIVFTRYPEAGSTKTRLIPTLGADGAALLQQRLTSQTLDAVRLFQKQVQADAQVQFAGRDAAAMQAMFGNDIDYTPQHGDGLGDRLRHAIDLAFQKEIDRVIVIGADCPQLDAQTLGEANRQLEDHDVVLGPAEDGGYYLIGLKSPQPSLFQDIPWGTSEVLAKTLQKIDALPLRRKLLQPLSDIDYPEDLVLCRQWPQLVEGILPACTSDRLSIVIPTLNEAERLADTLNAVRSRSTPGQDLEVIIADGGSQDDTVPIALNHGVKVVVCRPGRGIQMNAGAAIASGEILLFLHADAQLPGRYDESIRTILSGKSIAGAFRLRIDHESPSLRMVARLANLRSQFLQRPYGDQGLFLRSHTFYEVGGFRNWPLMEDVELVQRLRKRGPIALAEQSMTVSARRWRKRGIVRTTCLNQAIVLAWRLGISPERLAMWYRGKPVSSS; from the coding sequence ATGAAATCGCAATTGATCGTTTTCACGCGCTACCCGGAAGCCGGAAGCACCAAGACCAGGCTGATTCCCACACTCGGCGCTGATGGTGCCGCGCTGCTGCAGCAAAGACTCACGTCCCAGACGCTCGACGCTGTACGGCTCTTTCAGAAACAAGTCCAGGCCGATGCCCAAGTACAGTTCGCCGGTCGCGATGCAGCAGCCATGCAAGCGATGTTCGGTAACGACATTGACTACACCCCCCAACATGGAGACGGCCTGGGAGACCGCCTGCGGCATGCGATCGACCTGGCCTTCCAGAAAGAGATCGACCGTGTGATTGTCATTGGTGCCGACTGCCCCCAACTTGATGCACAGACGTTGGGAGAAGCAAATCGACAATTAGAAGATCACGATGTCGTGCTTGGCCCGGCCGAGGATGGGGGCTACTACCTGATTGGCCTGAAGTCGCCACAGCCGAGTCTTTTCCAAGACATCCCGTGGGGCACATCCGAGGTACTCGCCAAAACGCTGCAGAAGATCGACGCCCTGCCTCTTCGCCGGAAGCTGCTTCAGCCCCTTTCCGACATCGACTACCCGGAAGACCTGGTGCTGTGTCGCCAATGGCCGCAACTCGTTGAAGGCATCTTGCCTGCGTGCACCAGCGATCGACTTTCAATCGTCATTCCCACGCTCAACGAAGCAGAACGCTTGGCCGATACGCTTAATGCCGTACGTAGCCGCAGCACTCCAGGCCAAGACCTGGAAGTGATCATCGCCGACGGCGGCAGCCAGGACGATACCGTCCCCATCGCCTTGAATCACGGTGTGAAGGTCGTCGTCTGCCGCCCAGGCCGCGGCATTCAAATGAACGCCGGAGCCGCGATCGCCAGTGGTGAGATTCTTCTCTTCCTACACGCCGACGCGCAGTTGCCAGGCCGCTACGACGAATCAATCCGAACCATCCTCTCCGGCAAATCGATCGCTGGAGCGTTTCGCCTGCGGATCGATCACGAGTCGCCATCGCTGCGGATGGTGGCTCGCCTGGCCAATCTACGTTCGCAGTTCCTGCAGCGGCCGTACGGAGACCAAGGCCTATTCCTGCGGTCGCATACGTTTTACGAAGTCGGAGGCTTTCGCAACTGGCCGTTGATGGAAGACGTTGAATTGGTCCAGCGGCTACGTAAACGTGGCCCGATTGCTTTGGCCGAGCAGTCAATGACGGTCTCGGCCCGGCGGTGGCGGAAGCGAGGGATCGTGAGGACAACCTGCTTGAATCAGGCAATCGTGTTGGCCTGGCGTCTGGGCATTTCGCCAGAGCGGTTGGCGATGTGGTATCGTGGTAAGCCAGTATCCTCCTCGTAA
- a CDS encoding sterol desaturase family protein: MSASVEMIVRLACFLGVFTVMAVWELFSPRRVLKEAKGTRWLSNLALVVINTIAVRLLLPITAMAAALFAESRQWGVLTLIAWPLWVEVILSVLLFDLAIYLQHVMFHAVPLFWRLHKVHHADMDIDVTTGLRFHTLEILLSAVIKLGVVVLLGPPAIAVVLFEVLLNGTSMFNHSNVRLPAGVDRIVRCVLVTPDMHRVHHSVLRRETNSNFGFNLPWWDFLLGTYIAQPSEGHDKMDIGLAQYRDPSQVERLPGMLLMPLDSEVEESR, from the coding sequence ATGTCTGCCAGCGTCGAGATGATCGTCCGACTTGCCTGTTTCCTGGGCGTCTTCACCGTGATGGCCGTGTGGGAACTCTTCTCCCCGCGCCGCGTGCTGAAGGAAGCCAAGGGAACGCGTTGGCTAAGCAACCTGGCACTAGTCGTTATCAACACGATCGCCGTCCGACTCCTGTTGCCGATCACTGCCATGGCCGCGGCCCTATTTGCCGAGTCGCGGCAGTGGGGCGTGCTCACTTTGATCGCCTGGCCCTTGTGGGTCGAAGTCATCCTGTCCGTGCTCCTCTTCGACCTGGCCATTTATCTGCAACATGTGATGTTCCATGCGGTGCCACTCTTCTGGCGTTTGCACAAAGTGCACCATGCCGACATGGACATCGACGTCACCACCGGTCTCCGTTTCCACACGCTAGAGATCTTACTCTCTGCGGTGATCAAGCTGGGTGTCGTTGTTCTGTTAGGGCCGCCTGCGATTGCGGTTGTGCTATTCGAAGTCCTGCTCAATGGGACGTCGATGTTCAATCACAGCAACGTGCGGCTTCCAGCCGGGGTCGACCGAATCGTTCGTTGCGTGCTCGTCACGCCGGATATGCACCGTGTGCATCACTCGGTCCTGCGCCGCGAAACGAACAGCAACTTTGGGTTCAACCTACCGTGGTGGGACTTTCTGCTGGGAACCTACATCGCGCAGCCTTCCGAAGGACACGACAAGATGGACATCGGCCTGGCCCAGTATCGCGACCCATCGCAGGTAGAGCGTCTGCCTGGCATGCTGTTGATGCCGCTGGATAGCGAAGTGGAAGAAAGCCGTTAG
- the arsS gene encoding arsenosugar biosynthesis radical SAM (seleno)protein ArsS (Some members of this family are selenoproteins.), producing the protein MQLSLVRRQSTLAHAAAQREILESNQAADLPHFQQALSQHQLPLLTAAGVEVLQINVGKLCNQTCTHCHVDAGPDRRESMSRETAEAIIAALARLEIPTLDITGGAPEMNPNFRWLVQQAHSLNRRIIDRCNLTILVANGFQDLPQFLADHQVEVVASLPCYLEDNCDRQRGDGVFQRSIEALRILNNLGYGHNESGLRLTLVYNPVGPSLPPKQAELEEAYRRELKSRYGVVFNQLHTITNLPISRFLDDLLQAGKYEAYMRKLVDNFNPQTVPHVMCRTILSVDWLGNLYDCDFNQMLELPVTVKGYRIEDFNWDDIVHRTIATGRHCFGCTAGNGSSCQGAVLS; encoded by the coding sequence ATGCAACTATCACTCGTTCGCCGCCAAAGCACGCTCGCCCATGCCGCGGCCCAGCGCGAGATTCTGGAAAGCAACCAGGCAGCCGACCTGCCGCACTTTCAGCAGGCCCTCTCCCAGCACCAACTACCGCTGCTGACAGCCGCTGGCGTCGAGGTGCTGCAAATCAACGTTGGCAAGCTTTGCAATCAAACGTGCACGCACTGCCATGTCGATGCAGGCCCCGACCGGCGCGAGAGCATGTCGCGCGAGACGGCCGAAGCAATCATCGCCGCTCTAGCACGTCTGGAGATCCCCACGCTCGATATCACCGGCGGTGCCCCGGAGATGAACCCTAACTTCCGCTGGCTCGTTCAGCAGGCCCACTCGCTCAATCGCCGCATCATCGATCGCTGCAACCTGACCATCCTGGTTGCTAACGGTTTTCAAGACCTGCCTCAGTTCCTGGCCGACCACCAGGTCGAAGTCGTGGCGTCCCTTCCCTGTTACTTGGAAGACAACTGCGATCGCCAACGAGGTGATGGCGTCTTTCAGCGATCCATCGAAGCGCTGCGAATTTTGAACAACCTCGGTTACGGCCACAACGAGAGTGGGTTGCGGCTCACACTGGTCTACAATCCAGTCGGTCCTTCGCTTCCTCCCAAGCAAGCCGAGTTGGAAGAAGCCTATCGCCGCGAACTGAAATCACGCTATGGCGTTGTCTTCAACCAACTGCACACGATCACGAACCTGCCCATCAGCCGCTTTCTCGACGACCTGCTTCAGGCAGGCAAATACGAAGCATACATGCGCAAGCTTGTCGATAACTTTAATCCACAAACGGTTCCGCATGTCATGTGCCGAACGATTCTCTCGGTCGACTGGCTTGGCAATTTGTACGACTGCGACTTCAACCAGATGCTCGAATTGCCGGTGACGGTCAAGGGTTACCGCATTGAAGACTTCAACTGGGACGACATCGTTCACCGCACCATCGCCACCGGCAGGCACTGCTTCGGATGCACCGCCGGAAATGGTTCCAGTTGCCAGGGCGCGGTTCTCTCATGA
- a CDS encoding cytochrome P450, producing the protein MDSQQSESQPQTFSGTLARPPLMYRQWLLAGNRATFFDTLAKDLGDFVHYRGLFSFYLVNHPSLVKQVLMETHKSFDKNSVIYDRFRNAFGNGLVVAEGDRWRRSRRLMQPLFGPRAVEQYFELMRDSAEQMASRWEPICQAGQVLDVASEMNHVTLQIAGRALFHDSFDEIAPQISHWTHVINLYSAKPPLPIVRSFWFPSRINRQLKQALAEFNAFLQEMIRRRRGNEHSTDLISRLLAARDEDTGEPMSDSEIAEEALGMIIGGHETSSSALAWVWCELDQHPDVRDRLHQELEEVIGDGPLQMEHLEQLVYTRMVIEEAMRLHPPFWFENRNVAEDVELGGVPIAKGSVVVFSRYSLHRHPGFWREPDMFNPERFRPGVEENRRSTYAYVPFGGGPRICIGIHFAMMELVVVLAVLARRFKVMLDESHRHVMAANLTMTPKYGVRARLERRS; encoded by the coding sequence ATGGACTCGCAGCAATCCGAATCGCAGCCGCAGACTTTTTCCGGTACGCTGGCCCGTCCGCCGCTAATGTATCGGCAGTGGCTGCTGGCCGGAAACCGGGCCACGTTCTTCGACACGCTGGCGAAGGATCTGGGGGACTTCGTTCACTATCGCGGGCTGTTCAGTTTCTACCTGGTGAATCATCCATCGCTAGTCAAGCAAGTGTTGATGGAGACGCACAAGTCGTTCGATAAGAACAGCGTCATCTACGACCGGTTCCGCAATGCATTTGGAAATGGGCTGGTCGTGGCGGAAGGGGATCGCTGGCGACGGTCGCGGCGATTGATGCAGCCGTTGTTTGGCCCGCGGGCGGTGGAACAGTACTTCGAGTTGATGCGTGACTCGGCCGAGCAGATGGCCAGTCGCTGGGAGCCGATCTGCCAGGCAGGCCAGGTGCTGGATGTGGCCAGCGAGATGAATCACGTAACGCTGCAAATCGCAGGGCGAGCGTTGTTTCACGATTCGTTCGACGAGATCGCCCCGCAAATCAGCCACTGGACGCATGTAATCAACCTGTACAGTGCGAAGCCGCCGCTGCCGATTGTTCGCAGTTTTTGGTTTCCTTCACGGATCAATCGCCAACTGAAGCAGGCCCTGGCTGAGTTTAATGCGTTTTTGCAAGAGATGATCAGACGACGCCGCGGAAATGAGCATTCCACCGATCTGATCAGTCGGCTATTGGCCGCTCGCGATGAAGACACGGGAGAGCCGATGTCGGACTCGGAGATTGCTGAAGAAGCCCTGGGGATGATCATCGGCGGGCACGAGACCTCGTCGAGCGCCCTGGCATGGGTGTGGTGTGAGCTGGACCAGCACCCGGACGTGCGCGATCGGTTGCATCAGGAACTGGAAGAAGTGATCGGCGATGGTCCGTTGCAGATGGAACACCTTGAGCAGTTGGTGTATACGCGAATGGTGATCGAAGAAGCAATGCGATTGCATCCGCCGTTCTGGTTCGAGAATCGTAATGTGGCCGAGGATGTCGAACTAGGGGGCGTGCCGATCGCAAAGGGCTCGGTTGTGGTCTTCAGTCGCTATTCGCTGCATCGGCACCCTGGTTTTTGGAGGGAGCCTGACATGTTCAATCCCGAACGGTTCCGCCCCGGAGTGGAAGAGAACCGACGCTCGACGTATGCATACGTTCCCTTTGGCGGGGGGCCACGGATCTGTATTGGGATTCACTTTGCGATGATGGAACTTGTGGTCGTACTGGCCGTGCTTGCCCGGCGATTCAAGGTTATGCTGGACGAATCGCATCGCCACGTGATGGCGGCCAATTTGACGATGACTCCGAAGTACGGCGTGCGGGCCCGCTTGGAAAGGCGTTCATGA